One segment of Salvelinus fontinalis isolate EN_2023a chromosome 42, ASM2944872v1, whole genome shotgun sequence DNA contains the following:
- the LOC129841214 gene encoding zinc finger protein with KRAB and SCAN domains 1-like → MANCMVFHTQIASIMEVLANAAVADICKLVDDDYAVFRLEISQSQNDNRALRRKLQLLELKMARERAERTMRDRVVASRPSSVKILDRYRGMARGEGNLNGGHKSFVKPAGHNTWSDDQPITVDEGSGASTQHVIVIEDTEAADPGVKLESSEGEEDTRHSSDIQTGLAGVPPVATEDRTTASAQPRTRSSIMEEEGGLEVLLVKEEGCEEGLGNPKGTMVIEDNQTTPPPEPTEEPAEQHRNTHSITESVDMEDGKPDLLLVKEETIEDEPESIDLLSGLKMGEQGCWLEANRGDWAAILDSQTQMGAAKAPGDDTRGNILECAVHEDLLKSGVAGGGDWTSEAAGHKPWPRIRTLDQEPSLFLPESEPGPNHEGQRLQHHAEHNQWTGGLNNLSPGGHQRGSSQGSSPQPRPFSSQSQCRDVAGPGANRDRPSCSYDTNTTVSMMNRAGHPALQPSQRVVGDPPGGSLSGSLSSPSGSCLMTSDWVHRKPGPGSSLPQLPHGYPTNTDRARMGGHHERYLAYNTAHNPNNTQTMARGQGGSSKTNHLTVVAPASTSSGVIGSQRGRPSIRTDAEKPYACPTCGKRFAKTKYIKQHQTVHTKERPFKCKLCYKSFSFQSNLIKHRSVHNGEKS, encoded by the exons atggctaactgtatggtttttcacactcaaatagcctccatcatggagGTGCTTGCGAATGCTGCCGTGGCAGATATTtgtaaactcgtagacgacgactatgcagtctttcgtttggaaatttctcaaaGCCAGAATGATAACAGGGCattgcggaggaaactacagTTACTGGAACTGAAGATGGCACGGGAGCGCGCAGAGAGGACAATGCGAGATCGCGTCGTCGCCAGTCGTCCCAGTAGTGTCAAGATCCTCGACCGATacagaggaatggcaagag GTGAAGGAAATCTCAATGGGGGCCACAAGAGCTTTGTGAAACCAGCGGGACACAATACATGGAGCgatgaccaaccaatcactgttgatgaggggagtggaGCCTCAACCCAGCATGTTATTGTGATAGAG GATACAGAGGCTGCAGATCCTGGGGTCAAACTGGAGAGttctgaaggagaggaggacacaCGGCACAGCAGTGACATCCAGACTGGACTGGCTGGAGTACCCCCTGTGGCCACGGAGGACCGTACCACCGCCTCAGCGCAGCCCAGGACCCGAAGCAGCATCATGGAG GAGGAGGGGGGTCTGGAGGTGctgctggtgaaggaggaggggtgTGAGGAGGGTCTGGGGAACCCTAAGGGGACCATGGTCATAGAGGACAACCAGACTACACCTCCTCCTgaacccacagaggaaccagctgagcagcacaggaacacacacagtaTCACTGAG tcagtagacatggaggatgggaagcctgatctgctgctggttaaagaggagacaatagaagaTGAACCAGAGAGCATTGACCTGCTGAGTGGACTAAAGATGGGGGAACAAG GTTGTTGGCTGGAGGCTAACAGAGGAGACTGGGCGGCCATCTTGGATTCCCAGACCCAGATGGGTGCAGCCAAGGCCCCGGGCGATGACACCAGAGGCAACATATTGGAG tgtgcagtccatgaggacctGCTGAAATCTGGTGTTGCTGGCGGGGGAGACTGGACCTCTGAAGCGGCTGGTCACAAACCCTGGCCCCGGATCAGAACCCTGGATCAGGAGCCATCGCTCTTCCTTCCGGAGTCAGAACCAGGACCGAACCACGAGGGACAGAGACTCCAGCACCACGCAGAACACAACCAGTGGACAGGTGGACTGAACAACCTCAGTCCTGGTGGTCATCAGAGaggctccagtcagggatccagtcCGCAGCCCAGACCCTTCTCTTCACAGTCTCAGTGCAGGGATGTAGCAGGGCCTGGGGCTAATAGAGATAGACCCTCCTGTTCCTATGATACAAACACCACAGTATCCATGATGAATAGAGCAGGTCACCCTGCACTTCAGCCATcacagagagtggtgggagacccCCCTGGTGGTAGTCTATCAGGAagtctgtcttctccttcagggtCTTGTCTAATGACTAGTGACTGGGTTCATAGAAAGCCTGGGCCTGGGTCTAGCCTTCCTCAGTTACCTCATGGTTACCCAACCAATACAGACAGGGCCAGGATGGGCGGTCACCACGAGAGGTACCTAGCCTATAACACAGCACACAATCCCAACAACACCCAAACAATGGCTAGAGGTCAAGGAGGGAGCTCAAAGACTAACCACCTGACGGTGGTGGCTCCTGCTTCTACCTCCTCTGGTGTCATTGGGTCACAACGTGGGAGGCCGAGCATTAGGACGGATGCTGAAAAGCCGTATGCCTGCCCCACATGTGGGAAGCGCTTCGCTAAGACGAAATATATCAAGCAGCACCAGACCGTTCACACCAAGGAGAGGCCCTTCAAGTGCAAACTATGTTACAAGAGCTTCTCCTTCCAGAGTAACCTTATCAAACATAGGAGTGTCCACAATGGGGAGAAATCGTAG